In Candidatus Vicinibacter proximus, the following are encoded in one genomic region:
- a CDS encoding M36 family metallopeptidase, giving the protein MRFFLFLITFLTFFSFQLNAQLSEKYILGIVDSKKLNPPLGQIKISSQYRDAQTGITHVYLNMELNQIPVFGLDLAIHLDDKGNLIYRTGGFPTHLKLADREFHFEHRTEYLIQKFLRSHQCVEQPFKQLDRNSSEPQWQHFALMKSKNDLLKFKKVYYFQNDKLTAAYNIYWQRNQPLEWWNSIIDATTGNILFEDNQMKSCSFDHFHFAEKSAFSKFSFAQSAASCNSCYNVFSLPIESPSHGSRSIVYSPWIKGGNASPIGWHHDGFINYYSSQGNNVDAYEDMDDDNYPTGGDAARAVGGPQIDYDFPYNPSLPPINNKNSAITNLFYWNNIMHDVWYQYGFNEQTGNFQYNNFGRGGLDLDNVIAEGLDFIDGARNNANFGTPPDGYPAHMQMYVWQKPNQDTIIIEAPVQIAGKIMYVASAISPEIKAPLNGQLILVNDGSSNPSLGCANFINSAQVNGNIALVDRGSCTLYSKIIRSQSAGAKAVVMINNEPHEPFVIGGFKSGINIPVVMIGKLDGERIKNAIASGVSITLLPSSAFKLKVNNESLIFSQASFGGKIPAGLTAKCELALDNVNNINDACQSLINGAAINGSFALIEEGNCEVSYKAYQVQQSGAVAALVCKVGPGYPDSLQNGTYGPLVNIPVLGLSEADCIKIKNLLPVQATLTNTLPALADGDFDAGIIAHEYGHGISTRLTGGPNNSNCLSNAEQAGEGWSDYFGLVMTQKVIDHPYKPRGIGSWPSGQPYYGVGVRPSVYSVDLNACPADYKMLRDLINISQPHGIGYVWCAMIWDLNWALVTKYGFEQDIYKSNSSAGNIKANKLIMEGFKLQACSPGFVDARNAILKADSILFGGANVCEIWNVFARRGLGYSANQGSSLRRDDGVHAYNLPPNCGLMSEAELFGQRPLALEELALFVEKKGKDAWLNWTVIHNEDLVGYELIRKSKFLGTETVAKLSPSTNTYVDAKISGNGELYYQLIAKGIDGKEMASNWVTINFQSSEKDWTLSPNPVNSELRISHQIKGSIEVYVRLLDLNLKELDANHFRLTEGDFISYNTSYLIPGTYLICMEVNGQKQYQRFVKL; this is encoded by the coding sequence ATGAGATTTTTTTTGTTTCTAATCACTTTTTTAACATTTTTTTCATTTCAGCTTAATGCTCAATTATCTGAAAAATACATTTTGGGTATAGTTGATTCAAAGAAACTGAATCCTCCTCTTGGACAAATTAAAATATCCTCTCAATATCGGGATGCTCAAACCGGAATAACACATGTGTATCTTAATATGGAGTTAAATCAAATTCCTGTGTTTGGTCTTGATTTAGCAATTCATTTGGATGATAAAGGTAATTTGATTTACAGAACGGGAGGATTTCCAACTCATCTTAAATTGGCAGATCGAGAATTTCATTTTGAACATAGAACAGAATATTTAATTCAAAAATTTCTAAGAAGTCATCAGTGTGTTGAACAACCTTTTAAACAGTTGGATAGAAATTCTTCAGAGCCGCAATGGCAACATTTTGCTTTAATGAAAAGTAAAAATGACTTGCTTAAGTTTAAAAAGGTATATTATTTTCAGAATGATAAATTGACAGCAGCTTACAATATTTATTGGCAAAGAAATCAACCTTTAGAATGGTGGAATAGCATTATAGATGCAACAACCGGGAACATTCTTTTTGAAGATAATCAAATGAAATCATGCTCATTTGATCATTTTCATTTCGCGGAGAAAAGTGCTTTTAGTAAATTTTCTTTTGCTCAAAGTGCAGCTTCTTGTAATTCATGTTACAATGTTTTTTCTCTGCCGATTGAAAGTCCTTCTCATGGATCTAGAAGTATTGTGTACAGTCCTTGGATAAAGGGAGGTAATGCAAGTCCAATTGGCTGGCATCATGATGGATTTATAAATTACTATTCCAGCCAGGGTAATAATGTAGATGCTTATGAGGATATGGATGATGACAACTATCCCACAGGAGGGGATGCTGCCAGAGCTGTGGGTGGCCCTCAAATAGATTATGATTTTCCGTACAACCCATCTTTGCCACCAATAAATAATAAAAATTCTGCCATTACAAATTTGTTTTATTGGAACAATATCATGCATGATGTTTGGTATCAGTATGGTTTTAATGAACAGACAGGAAATTTTCAATACAATAATTTTGGGCGCGGTGGTTTGGATTTGGACAATGTCATTGCAGAGGGTTTGGATTTTATTGATGGTGCAAGAAATAATGCAAATTTTGGTACTCCACCGGATGGTTATCCTGCACACATGCAGATGTATGTCTGGCAAAAACCAAATCAGGATACCATCATTATTGAAGCGCCTGTTCAAATCGCTGGAAAAATAATGTATGTTGCTTCAGCTATTAGCCCTGAAATTAAAGCACCTCTTAATGGTCAGCTGATCTTGGTAAATGATGGATCAAGTAATCCTTCTCTGGGGTGTGCAAATTTTATAAATAGTGCGCAGGTGAATGGAAACATTGCATTGGTGGATAGGGGAAGTTGTACGCTTTATAGTAAGATTATCCGATCCCAAAGCGCTGGAGCAAAAGCAGTCGTAATGATAAACAACGAGCCACACGAGCCTTTTGTAATAGGTGGTTTCAAAAGTGGTATTAACATTCCAGTTGTAATGATCGGTAAATTGGATGGTGAGAGAATTAAAAATGCAATAGCTTCAGGCGTATCTATTACTCTTCTCCCAAGTTCTGCATTTAAGTTAAAAGTAAATAATGAATCTTTAATTTTTTCGCAAGCAAGTTTTGGCGGAAAAATTCCTGCCGGGTTAACTGCCAAGTGTGAGCTAGCATTGGATAATGTAAATAATATAAATGATGCTTGCCAAAGTCTGATAAACGGTGCAGCAATTAATGGTTCTTTTGCATTGATTGAAGAAGGTAACTGTGAAGTTTCTTATAAGGCATATCAGGTGCAGCAATCAGGGGCTGTTGCAGCTTTGGTTTGTAAAGTAGGGCCAGGTTACCCGGATTCCTTACAAAATGGAACTTATGGGCCTTTAGTGAATATTCCTGTGCTTGGTTTAAGTGAAGCAGACTGCATAAAAATAAAAAATTTATTACCCGTTCAGGCTACATTAACGAATACACTGCCTGCATTGGCTGATGGGGATTTTGATGCCGGAATAATTGCGCATGAATATGGACATGGGATATCTACCAGATTGACTGGTGGTCCTAATAATTCAAATTGCCTTTCCAATGCAGAACAAGCAGGAGAAGGTTGGAGTGATTATTTTGGTTTGGTAATGACCCAGAAGGTCATTGATCATCCTTACAAACCAAGAGGCATTGGTTCATGGCCTAGTGGGCAACCATATTATGGTGTAGGGGTCAGACCTTCTGTTTATTCGGTAGATTTGAATGCATGTCCTGCGGATTATAAAATGTTGCGAGACCTGATCAACATATCTCAACCACACGGGATAGGTTATGTTTGGTGTGCAATGATTTGGGATTTGAATTGGGCCTTGGTGACTAAATACGGATTTGAGCAGGATATTTACAAATCTAATTCTTCCGCCGGAAACATTAAAGCCAATAAATTAATCATGGAAGGATTTAAATTGCAAGCATGCAGTCCCGGGTTTGTTGATGCAAGAAATGCAATTTTGAAGGCGGATTCCATTTTATTTGGTGGCGCAAATGTATGTGAAATATGGAATGTGTTTGCCAGACGTGGTTTAGGTTATAGCGCTAATCAGGGTTCTTCTTTGAGACGTGATGATGGTGTGCATGCATACAATCTTCCACCTAATTGTGGTTTGATGAGTGAGGCTGAGCTATTTGGACAAAGACCGCTCGCTCTGGAAGAGTTGGCGTTATTTGTTGAAAAGAAGGGGAAGGACGCATGGTTGAATTGGACAGTTATCCACAATGAAGATTTGGTTGGATACGAACTTATTCGCAAATCTAAATTCCTGGGCACTGAAACAGTTGCTAAACTGTCTCCATCAACAAATACTTATGTAGATGCTAAAATATCAGGGAATGGAGAACTCTATTACCAATTAATTGCAAAGGGTATTGATGGTAAGGAAATGGCAAGTAATTGGGTTACGATTAATTTTCAGAGTTCTGAAAAGGATTGGACTTTATCCCCTAATCCTGTAAATTCAGAATTAAGGATTTCCCACCAAATAAAAGGTTCAATCGAGGTCTATGTTCGGTTATTGGATTTAAATCTTAAAGAATTGGATGCTAATCACTTTCGATTGACCGAAGGAGACTTTATTAGTTATAATACGTCCTACTTGATCCCCGGCACTTACTTGATTTGTATGGAAGTCAATGGACAAAAACAGTACCAACGCTTTGTAAAACTATAG
- a CDS encoding T9SS type A sorting domain-containing protein yields the protein MTFIKFTTQLFTGLLFVFANYCFAQTQCLPGSLPPLLNNCPDVLTLLEINDPTVCTIQNPLISPTVVQECDQVSILSFPSILKINYLAGDQGGTLPGLILHGTDSITLIGVSDGSQGPYSINSYCIYIPCAGTLSFDFRARMSNNDNFFDDGVVLRIENALTGAFVVDGLTPGGSFSQGSRFYNVGAGDRVCFEVYSDNIQGIDSLTISDFNLVGSGLPTISVVGPRPGDELSCGTYFGAFYATNCMNLSTLCEFEIQVVDSTKPVITNCPNDINIQLEGQNCDIIVSWNIPNAFDPCLYNPGFIGQFAPYTWTNNNVFVSQVPGAGQDAIISHDASSLYITGANNGLPGFAQTTSVEHLIPCNGTISFDWQSQVTGGTFMTDDAGYYTTSGGGVTLSLPLDENIANGTVTIPVVAGDQFLFNVNSDNQEFENTLTITNFTFTPDPVTVTQTAGPTPFSVLTPGTYTVEYSANTCCAVSTCSFNINILPNPSISCKNVNVSLDQNCEVTITPEMLLTGGICPDYKIIELSHYNHPIPNPIDSHYLGKTIVAKVTDTLTGNSCWSYVTVEDKLAPEIICRDQDMSCIQFNLNAANPAVIEDCSRYTVTLLDELTTKLDCNPEYIKEVRRTWISTDTYGNISDTCVQLIRVERPDINAIVFPDQIVDLECSRISRLDANGNPHPSITGIPTLEGYQIWPNIDFICNMYVDYEDQDLGDIGSVHKIMRTWRAREWWCNQEFTVLGIQFIQIRDTEGPIITHRPYDFDATTGHRDCEADVLLPAIDAYDICHDKLRVDISYPGGSLIGKNGGKVILPVGRDTVIYRIYDGCYNVTTDTLIVTVKDDTEPVAICDRRTVVALNDAGINWVPAEVFDDGSFDECHLHHFEVRRMDADACGIVGEDDWGPEVGFCCEDVGRTIMVAFKAIDASGNESVCMVSVEVQDKDVPLISCPPDISVDCRFDIDLNNLGTSFGKVVDNEADREKIVIDPIYWHYINGHPQDGIAYDNCSPRVSERIDTSGMNQCGMGLIIREFTVTDGQGNSASCAQRIEISNHHPMTYLSITWPADLDTSGICNPDLLIPERLSAPYNFPTYVDDECSLVGLSYHDHVFSQTVPGDPCFKIFRVWKLIDWCQRDRLGNIVIFSDTQIIKVSNLIDPVITKLCRDTTICSYDVQCRPIPISLSIDAIDDCTDVSELLYRYKVDLNSDGTIDIERATIGDNTASGTWPLGRHIIKWEVEDRCGNTAKCQSEVNLLNCKSPTAYCHRDLSIGLTGMDTDGNGTPDTKMAVVWASDLNVNSGHSCGYPVTFSFSADTSDKSRTYTCDSIGPRNVELWVTDINGNTSVCKTVIIIWDNPQSEPQCPQTLNVTVNGQIKTEGGSKVEKVGVLLEQSTMPATSTNFEGEYAFGPIATGGSYAVKPGKNDDWLNGVSTADIVKIQKHILGTEPITSPYKMVAADVNRSKTVTARDIADLRKLILGLTQEISGNTSWRFVDEYYSFASAESALTENFPEVYSIPTMSSNTVGNFIGIKIGDVNESAKTRGYQNTTSRSGKVMDLSYRDEEMKKGNVYEIEFNSSNIDQFRGFQMTMEWNAEMMEVMEVTGNRGNHFGEEHYSMHRANEGKITFSWDGSSKSGERLFTVKVRAKADARVSDVMHLGSSITPAMSIGEGLEEGRIELRSQGRLQNEFVLLQNEPNPWNGTTVIGMLLPEKGEVKLTIYDVTGKVYFRSTKEMSKGYQEWIIEKSMLSTSGVYYYQVDFDTNTQTRKMVILD from the coding sequence ATGACTTTTATAAAATTTACTACACAATTATTTACAGGACTATTGTTTGTTTTTGCAAATTATTGTTTTGCACAAACACAATGTCTTCCTGGGTCTCTCCCACCGTTATTAAATAATTGTCCTGATGTATTAACACTATTGGAAATTAATGACCCAACTGTGTGCACTATTCAAAATCCACTTATTTCACCAACAGTCGTTCAAGAGTGCGACCAAGTGTCCATTTTAAGTTTTCCTTCCATTTTAAAGATAAATTATCTTGCGGGTGATCAAGGTGGCACACTCCCTGGATTAATATTACATGGTACTGATTCTATAACTTTAATAGGAGTTTCCGATGGGTCACAAGGCCCATATTCAATAAACAGTTACTGCATCTATATCCCTTGTGCAGGTACACTTAGCTTTGACTTTAGGGCAAGAATGTCAAATAATGATAATTTTTTTGACGATGGGGTAGTGCTAAGAATTGAAAATGCTTTGACAGGTGCTTTTGTAGTAGATGGTTTGACTCCAGGAGGAAGTTTTTCGCAAGGATCACGATTTTATAATGTTGGGGCAGGAGACCGCGTTTGTTTTGAAGTTTATTCTGATAACATCCAAGGGATTGACAGTTTAACCATCAGTGATTTCAATTTAGTTGGTTCCGGTTTGCCAACAATATCTGTTGTAGGGCCAAGACCAGGGGATGAATTATCATGTGGGACTTATTTTGGAGCGTTTTATGCGACTAATTGCATGAATCTTTCCACTTTATGTGAATTTGAAATACAGGTAGTAGATAGTACTAAACCTGTAATAACAAATTGTCCAAATGACATAAATATCCAATTAGAAGGACAAAATTGTGATATAATTGTTAGTTGGAATATTCCAAACGCCTTTGATCCTTGTTTATATAACCCTGGTTTTATAGGGCAGTTTGCCCCCTACACTTGGACTAACAATAATGTATTTGTATCACAGGTTCCTGGCGCTGGACAAGATGCAATCATTAGCCATGATGCATCATCACTTTATATCACCGGAGCAAACAACGGTCTTCCAGGATTTGCCCAAACCACCTCTGTTGAACATCTGATTCCTTGCAATGGAACTATAAGTTTTGATTGGCAATCTCAAGTTACGGGTGGAACTTTTATGACTGATGATGCAGGTTATTATACTACCAGTGGAGGAGGGGTTACTTTGTCTTTACCATTGGATGAAAATATTGCTAATGGCACAGTTACCATTCCGGTAGTTGCCGGCGATCAATTCCTTTTTAATGTAAATTCAGATAATCAGGAATTTGAAAACACTCTGACCATTACAAATTTTACTTTTACACCTGATCCAGTAACGGTTACCCAGACTGCAGGGCCAACTCCATTTTCGGTTTTGACTCCGGGTACATATACTGTAGAGTACAGTGCCAATACTTGTTGTGCAGTAAGTACTTGCAGTTTTAATATTAATATACTCCCTAACCCTTCGATTTCTTGCAAAAATGTCAACGTTTCCTTAGATCAGAATTGTGAAGTGACCATCACTCCGGAGATGTTGTTAACAGGAGGGATTTGTCCGGATTATAAAATTATTGAATTGAGTCATTACAACCACCCTATACCTAATCCTATCGATTCCCATTATTTAGGAAAAACAATTGTCGCAAAAGTAACAGATACTTTGACCGGCAATTCTTGCTGGTCCTATGTAACGGTAGAAGATAAATTGGCCCCGGAAATCATCTGCAGAGATCAGGACATGAGTTGCATCCAGTTCAATCTGAATGCGGCGAATCCTGCTGTGATAGAAGATTGCAGCAGATACACGGTGACTTTACTGGATGAGTTGACGACGAAACTGGATTGCAATCCGGAATACATTAAAGAAGTAAGAAGAACCTGGATATCTACGGATACCTATGGTAACATTAGCGACACTTGTGTACAGTTGATCAGAGTAGAAAGACCGGACATCAATGCGATAGTATTTCCGGATCAGATAGTAGATCTGGAGTGCAGCAGAATATCGAGATTAGATGCAAATGGTAATCCACATCCGAGCATTACGGGGATACCGACCTTGGAAGGATATCAGATATGGCCGAATATAGACTTCATCTGCAACATGTATGTAGATTATGAAGATCAGGATCTTGGAGATATCGGATCTGTACATAAGATCATGCGAACCTGGCGAGCCAGAGAGTGGTGGTGCAATCAGGAGTTTACGGTTTTGGGTATACAATTTATCCAGATCAGAGATACCGAAGGCCCAATCATAACCCACCGTCCATATGATTTTGATGCTACGACAGGACACAGAGATTGCGAGGCGGATGTATTGTTGCCTGCGATAGATGCATACGATATATGCCATGACAAATTGCGGGTGGACATCAGCTATCCGGGCGGATCTTTGATAGGAAAGAATGGAGGAAAAGTAATTTTACCTGTTGGACGAGATACGGTGATATACAGAATCTATGATGGTTGTTATAATGTTACGACCGATACATTGATAGTTACAGTAAAAGACGATACAGAACCTGTGGCGATATGCGACCGAAGGACAGTGGTGGCACTGAACGATGCAGGAATCAATTGGGTGCCTGCAGAAGTATTTGACGATGGAAGTTTTGATGAGTGTCACTTACATCATTTTGAAGTGAGGAGAATGGATGCGGATGCCTGTGGCATAGTAGGAGAAGACGATTGGGGACCTGAAGTTGGCTTTTGTTGTGAGGATGTAGGCAGGACGATCATGGTAGCCTTCAAAGCAATAGACGCAAGCGGAAACGAAAGTGTGTGCATGGTGAGCGTGGAGGTACAGGATAAAGATGTTCCATTGATCAGTTGTCCACCGGATATCTCAGTGGATTGCAGATTTGACATAGACTTAAATAATTTGGGCACCTCATTTGGTAAAGTAGTGGACAATGAAGCAGATCGTGAGAAAATAGTAATAGATCCGATCTACTGGCATTACATAAACGGACATCCACAGGATGGCATAGCGTATGACAATTGTAGTCCAAGAGTAAGTGAGCGGATAGATACAAGTGGGATGAATCAGTGTGGAATGGGTCTGATCATCAGAGAATTTACAGTAACGGACGGACAAGGCAACAGTGCAAGCTGTGCACAGAGAATAGAAATATCCAATCACCATCCAATGACCTATCTGTCCATCACCTGGCCAGCGGATCTGGATACGAGTGGAATATGTAATCCTGATTTGTTGATCCCGGAGCGATTGAGTGCACCATATAATTTTCCAACGTATGTGGACGATGAGTGCAGTCTGGTAGGCTTAAGTTACCATGACCATGTGTTTTCACAAACCGTACCCGGAGATCCATGTTTTAAAATTTTCAGAGTATGGAAACTGATCGACTGGTGTCAGCGGGATAGATTAGGAAACATAGTCATCTTCAGCGATACCCAGATCATCAAAGTGAGCAATCTGATAGATCCGGTCATTACCAAATTGTGTCGGGATACGACGATCTGCAGCTACGATGTACAATGCAGACCGATACCGATCAGTCTGAGCATAGATGCCATAGACGATTGTACGGATGTATCAGAATTGTTGTACCGATACAAAGTAGATTTGAACAGCGACGGTACGATCGATATAGAAAGAGCAACCATAGGAGACAATACAGCAAGTGGCACATGGCCATTAGGCAGACACATCATCAAGTGGGAAGTGGAAGACCGATGCGGTAATACCGCGAAGTGTCAGTCAGAGGTGAATTTGTTGAATTGCAAATCACCGACGGCTTATTGTCACCGTGATTTGTCCATTGGATTGACAGGTATGGATACAGATGGAAACGGAACACCGGACACGAAGATGGCAGTGGTATGGGCCAGTGACCTGAATGTAAACTCAGGCCACAGCTGCGGCTATCCGGTGACCTTTAGTTTCAGTGCGGATACGAGTGATAAATCCAGAACGTATACCTGCGACAGCATAGGACCTAGAAATGTGGAACTGTGGGTAACAGATATCAATGGCAATACATCAGTGTGTAAGACAGTGATCATCATCTGGGACAATCCGCAGAGTGAGCCACAATGTCCACAGACCTTGAATGTGACGGTGAATGGACAGATCAAAACAGAGGGAGGTAGTAAAGTAGAGAAAGTAGGGGTATTGCTGGAACAATCCACGATGCCTGCGACGAGTACAAACTTTGAAGGAGAGTATGCATTTGGACCAATCGCTACAGGCGGATCGTATGCAGTAAAACCTGGTAAGAACGATGACTGGTTGAATGGCGTCAGTACAGCGGATATCGTAAAAATACAGAAGCATATATTGGGAACAGAGCCGATCACCTCACCATACAAAATGGTAGCGGCAGATGTAAACCGAAGCAAGACAGTGACCGCACGAGACATTGCAGATCTTAGAAAACTGATATTGGGATTGACACAGGAAATCAGTGGCAATACCAGCTGGAGATTTGTGGATGAGTATTATAGTTTTGCGAGTGCGGAAAGTGCGTTGACGGAGAATTTCCCGGAAGTGTATAGCATACCGACGATGTCATCGAATACCGTAGGAAACTTCATCGGCATCAAGATAGGAGATGTAAATGAGTCGGCGAAGACGCGAGGGTACCAGAACACGACCAGCCGAAGTGGGAAGGTGATGGATCTGAGCTACAGAGATGAGGAGATGAAGAAAGGAAATGTGTACGAGATAGAATTCAACTCAAGCAACATAGACCAGTTCAGAGGCTTCCAGATGACGATGGAGTGGAATGCAGAGATGATGGAAGTGATGGAAGTTACGGGCAACAGAGGTAACCATTTTGGAGAAGAGCATTACAGTATGCACAGGGCCAATGAAGGAAAAATCACCTTCAGCTGGGATGGCAGTTCAAAGAGTGGAGAGCGATTGTTTACGGTGAAAGTAAGAGCCAAAGCAGATGCACGGGTATCCGATGTGATGCACCTGGGCAGCAGCATAACCCCAGCGATGAGTATAGGAGAAGGATTGGAAGAGGGCAGGATAGAGTTGAGATCGCAGGGTAGATTGCAGAATGAATTTGTGTTGTTGCAGAATGAGCCGAATCCATGGAATGGAACGACCGTAATCGGTATGTTACTACCGGAGAAGGGAGAAGTAAAATTAACGATCTACGACGTGACCGGAAAAGTGTATTTCCGCAGTACAAAGGAAATGAGTAAAGGCTATCAGGAATGGATCATAGAAAAGTCCATGCTATCTACATCAGGGGTATATTACTACCAGGTAGATTTTGATACCAATACCCAGACCAGGAAGATGGTAATATTGGATTAA
- a CDS encoding 4Fe-4S dicluster domain-containing protein: MAIIITEECINCGACEPECPNHAIYEGGIEWAMADGNTLKGNYTLEDGSEVDVHQKNQPISNDYYFIVPDKCTECVGFHEEPQCAAVCPVDCCVPDPDRKESEEKLLHRKSALHL; encoded by the coding sequence ATGGCCATTATCATTACCGAAGAATGCATTAATTGTGGCGCGTGCGAACCTGAATGTCCCAATCATGCTATTTATGAAGGGGGTATTGAGTGGGCAATGGCAGATGGCAATACTCTAAAGGGTAATTATACTCTTGAGGATGGGTCTGAGGTAGATGTTCACCAAAAAAATCAGCCAATTTCAAACGACTATTATTTTATTGTTCCTGATAAATGTACGGAATGTGTAGGCTTCCATGAGGAACCCCAATGTGCCGCAGTTTGTCCGGTGGACTGTTGTGTTCCTGACCCGGATCGAAAAGAGTCAGAAGAAAAATTATTGCACAGAAAGAGTGCGCTACATCTCTAA